From Candidatus Dadabacteria bacterium:
CCGCGTCGGCCTTGGCGGGGTAGAACTCCTTCTCGGGGCTCTGCTTCCTGAGAGTGTGAAGAATTCCGGTTTCAGTGGCGACCACGAACTCTGGGGTGTCGGAATTGCGGGTGTAGTCAATCATCTTTCCCGTAGAGAAAAACTTTATCTCCCTTGCAAGCTCGTCGTCCCCGGCTGCGGAATGAAGAAAAGACGTGGTACAGCCGCACTCGGGGTGAACTATCATCTCCGCGTTGGGATAGGACTCCTTTATTCTCCTTATGTCCTTAGGCCGTATTCCCGCGTGCACGTGGCATTCCCCGGGCCAGATATGAATCTTTCTGCCCGTAACCTTGGAGACGAAAGCTCCCAGGAACATGTCAGGCAGAAAAAGTATCTCCCTGTCCTTGGGAATGGATTCCACTATCTTGACGGCGTTTGAGGATGTAACGCAGTAGTCGGTCTCCGACTTGACGGCGGCCGAGGTGTTCACGTAGGAAACCACGAGTGCGTCCGGGTGTTCGGATTTCCACTTTTTGAGCTGCTCCAGGTTTATGGTCTCGGCAAGGGAGCACCCTGCCTCGGGGTCGGGGATGAGCACCTTCTTGTCGGGAGAGATTATGGAAGCGGTTTCGGCCATGAAGTGGACTCCGCAGAAGATGATGATTTCCGCGTCGGTTTCAGAAGCCTTCTGCGAGAGACCCAAGGAATCCCCCGTGTAGTCGGCAAGATCCTGGATTTCGGGTATCTGGTAGTTATGGGCCAGAATTACCGCGTTTTTTTCCTTTCTGAGCCTGTTTATTTCTTCTGAAATGTCACGTAAGCTGTCCATCTCAACAGCCGGGCATCCACTATTTAGCCCGCAACTTTCAGTCTAACACATCAAAAGAAATATCTAAACACGGAGCCGAGTGCGTAAGAGCTCCTACGGATATGAAATCGACTCCGCTTTGCGCCAGATCCCTAACGTTCTCAAGGGTAACTCCGCCGGAGACCTCGACAAGCGCGCGGCGGCCTATCAGGCGCACGGCCTCCCCGATTTCCCGGATGTCCATGTTGTCAAGCATTATGACGTCAACGCCGCAGGAAACCGCCTCCTTTACCTGCTCCATGGTTTTGGTCTCTACCTCTATGGAGAAATCCTCTCCGACGCCCCGCCCCGCCCTC
This genomic window contains:
- the nadA gene encoding quinolinate synthase NadA, translated to MDSLRDISEEINRLRKEKNAVILAHNYQIPEIQDLADYTGDSLGLSQKASETDAEIIIFCGVHFMAETASIISPDKKVLIPDPEAGCSLAETINLEQLKKWKSEHPDALVVSYVNTSAAVKSETDYCVTSSNAVKIVESIPKDREILFLPDMFLGAFVSKVTGRKIHIWPGECHVHAGIRPKDIRRIKESYPNAEMIVHPECGCTTSFLHSAAGDDELAREIKFFSTGKMIDYTRNSDTPEFVVATETGILHTLRKQSPEKEFYPAKADAVCEYMKMITVEKVLNSLREEVYEVRVPEDIAHKAKKSIDRMLYISAQ